The Brachyhypopomus gauderio isolate BG-103 chromosome 2, BGAUD_0.2, whole genome shotgun sequence genome contains a region encoding:
- the LOC143508525 gene encoding uncharacterized protein LOC143508525 produces MPHVKGLQVLNDCEENQKMLLKLPEWVTSRWNRHVTEQLDQAKDYPNFKEFASFIAKEARIACNPVSSLYALRPTEEKLTREIKRTKANTFATNVQTSDTPSTTTKSHSSDEAKPKDFNKPRKENSTAQSSSSVKCVYCDENHSIHKCQKLMAISAEEKQRFVRDNSLCFSCLRKGHNSRDCQKKATCGKCKKSHPTPLHEDRQRGENPPMQRTQSTEESTSALSCNVNGGENGSTSMIVPVWISSATSPETLAYALLDTQSSKTFVDQEVCERLQVAGEPVKLKLSTMMGKDSIIESLRVSGLRVRGYSSETTISLPPVYSRDFIPLERAHIPTCETANKWNHLAVIANEMPPLMDCGVGLLIGYDCSRALAPRHVITGGDSEPYAIKTDLGWSIIGSVPQSVNSKDVTGLCSRISVKELPPVTPAAVIRALESDFADTNPGDKSISQEDIQFLQILEGRIQQNECNHLEMPLPFKTRPCLPENKKLALVRLKHLKRKFDRDLKFKNDYVNFMEGVLNDGEAEEAQNEPEPGNVWYIPHQGVYHPRKPEKIRVVFDCSAKYEGTALNDHLLTGPDLTNKLNGVLCRFRKHSVAVMCDVEKMFHRFHVSKEDRDYLRFLWWEGGATESEPKEYRMKVHLFGAASSPGCANYGMKYLANQNEERYPLAADFIRKNFYVDDGIVSLDSVDTAIQLVEEARAVCSKGQLRLHKFISNSRVVLESICETERAIGVKDVALSHNELPVQAVLGVQWNVARDTFSFKVLLNEKPTTRRGILSTVASVYDPLGFLAPFLLSGKQVLQEMCQKGVGWDDPLPDELRPRWESWVSDLKNLKNIQIPRCYTPENFGKILRTELHHFSDASSRGYGQCTYIRLVSEDNVHCALIMGKARVAPTKVVTIPRLELTAAVISAAVSSMLKEELELRIDEEHFWTDSRVVLGYVSNEARRFHVFVANRVQRIRETTDPQQWHYVDTNENPADHASRGLRVSELINSNWFQGPKFLWEKELKIEQEMSELVVGDPEVKAVQVLISLAERQDSFLRRLSRFSKWTTVVNVVARIHRLAIKCKKTGTLTVEERRRASLTLIKLVQQKVFKEELLILKQESGKLSRNHPLYQLDPELHDGILRVGGRLRKASSPFDVRHPIILPTDGEVTRLILRYCHEKTQHQGRGQTLNEVRANGYWIIAGSKAVASYIRQCVTCRRARRPTEQQRMADLPTDRIEPTPPFSFCGMDCFGPFYSKQGRREQKRYGLLFTCFCSRAVHIELLEDMTTDAFINALRCFIAIRGPVRQLRSDHGSNFVGAKNELERALKELDEERVATFLAEQQCDFCMNVPDASHAGGVWERQIRTARSVLSSVLAQSAGRIDDTSLRTFFYEAMSIINSRPLTVDSINDPTSLEPLTPNHLLTMKSSIPLPPPGRFVKEDLYARKRWRRVQYLSEQFWCRWRKEYLAGITIRQKWHAPRRNVQVDDIVILQEDAPRNVWRLARVLDVCKDEDGLVRRATIQLGERKLSDRGERLSKPSVVERPIQKLVVLMESSKLPVP; encoded by the coding sequence ATGCCGCATGTGAAAGGTCTGCAGGTGCTTAACGACTGTGAAGAAAATCAGAAGATGCTACTCAAGCTCCCAGAGTGGGTAACTTCAAGGTGGAACCGCCATGTTACAGAGCAGCTGGACCAGGCAAAAGACTACCCCAATTTTAAAGAGTTTGCTTCCTTTATTGCAAAGGAGGCACGTATTGCATGCAACCCAGTCTCTTCCCTGTATGCTCTGAGGCCCACTGAAGAAAAGCTGACAAGAGAAATAAAGCGTACAAAGGCAAACACCTTTGCCACCAATGTGCAGACCTCAGACACTCCTAGCACCACAACCAAATCACACAGTAGTGATGAAGCCAAGCCAAAGGACTTCAATAAACCCAGAAAAGAGAACTCAACAGCACAGAGCTCAAGCTCAGTGAAATGTGTGTACTGTGATGAAAATCATTCCATACATAAATGCCAAAAGCTAATGGCAATTTCTGCGGAGGAAAAACAAAGGTTTGTGAGAGACAATAGCCTGTGCTTTTCATGCCTGAGGAAAGGACATAACTCAAGAGACTGTCAAAAGAAAGCCACATGTGGCAAGTGTAAAAAGAGCCATCCCACTCCATTACACGAAGATCGTCAGCGTGGGGAGAACCCACCTATGCAAAGAACCCAGAGCACAGAAGAAAGTACTTCTGCACTGTCTTGCAATGTGAATGGAGGTGAGAACGGCAGCACATCTATGATAGTCCCAGTATGGATTTCAAGCGCCACAAGTCCCGAGACCTTGGCTTATGCCTTACTGGATACTCAGAGTAGTAAAACATTTGTCGACCAAGAGGTGTGTGAACGGCTGCAAGTAGCAGGAGAGCCTGTGAAACTCAAGCTTTCTACCATGATGGGAAAAGATTCAATCATAGAAAGCCTGAGAGTTAGTGGGCTTAGAGTCAGAGGATATTCATCAGAGACCACCATCAGTTTACCTCCTGTCTATTCTAGAGATTTCATTCCACTCGAACGAGCACACATTCCCACCTGTGAAACTGCCAACAAGTGGAATCATCTTGCAGTCATAGCTAATGAAATGCCCCCACTGATGGATTGTGGGGTAGGATTGTTGATCGGCTACGACTGCTCCAGAGCACTAGCACCACGTCATGTTATCACAGGAGGTGACAGTGAGCCTTATGCCATCAAGACAGACCTAGGCTGGAGCATCATTGGGAGTGTGCCCCAGAGTGTAAATTCCAAGGATGTGACAGGGCTGTGCAGTCGCATATCCGTCAAAGAGTTGCCTCCTGTGACACCAGCTGCTGTGATTCGAGCACTCGAGTCTGACTTTGCAGACACAAACCCAGGAGATAAGAGTATATCTCAGGAAGATATCCAGTTTCTCCAGATCCTAGAAGGAAGAATCCAGCAGAATGAATGTAATCACCTAGAAATGCCGCTGCCCTTCAAAACACGTCCATGTCTCCCAGAAAACAAGAAGCTTGCTTTAGTCAGACTGAAGCACCTAAAACGTAAGTTTGACAGAGACCTCAAGTTCAAGAACGACTATGTGAACTTCATGGAAGGTGTCTTAAATGATGGTGAAGCAGAGGAGGCTCAAAACGAACCAGAGCCAGGCAATGTGTGGTATATACCACATCAGGGGGTCTATCACCCCAGAAAGCCAGAAAAGATCAGAGTTGTTTTTGATTGCTCCGCAAAGTATGAAGGCACTGCTCTGAACGATCATCTTCTCACCGGACCCGACCTTACCAACAAACTGAATGGAGTGCTATGTCGTTTTCGCAAGCACTCAGTTGCTGTGATGTGCGATGTAGAAAAGATGTTTCACAGATTCCACGTAAGCAAGGAGGACCGAGATTATCTGCGGTTCTTGTGGTGGGAAGGTGGAGCCACAGAGTCTGAGCCAAAAGAGTATCGCATGAAGGTCCACCTCTTTGGAGCAGCGTCATCTCCAGGATGTGCCAATTATGGCATGAAGTATCTCGCCAATCAAAATGAGGAAAGATACCCTTTAGCTGCAGACTTCATAAGAAAAAACTTCTATGTAGACGATGGTATTGTAAGCCTTGACTCCGTGGATACAGCTATCCAGCTGGTGGAAGAAGCCCGAGCTGTGTGCAGTAAAGGGCAACTACGTCTCCACAAATTTATCTCCAACAGTCGAGTGGTTCTGGAATCAATCTGTGAGACTGAAAGAGCCATAGGAGTGAAGGATGTAGCTCTCAGCCACAATGAGCTGCCAGTCCAAGCAGTACTGGGAGTACAATGGAATGTAGCAAGGGATACATTTTCCTTTAAGGTCTTACTAAATGAGAAACCAACAACACGGCGTGGGATTCTCTCAACCGTAGCCTCTGTGTACGACCCGTTGGGGTTCCTGGCCCCATTTCTCCTGTCAGGAAAGCAAGTGCTCCAGGAGATGTGCCAGAAGGGTGTTGGATGGGATGATCCACTTCCTGATGAGTTGAGGCCAAGGTGGGAGAGTTGGGTCAGTGACCTTAAGAATCTGAAAAATATTCAAATCCCAAGATGTTACACTCCTGAGAACTTCGGAAAGATTCTGAGAACTGAACTGCACCACTTCTCGGATGCTAGCAGTCGAGGTTACGGTCAGTGTACTTACATCAGACTTGTGAGCGAAGACAACGTACATTGCGCCCTGATAATGGGTAAGGCAAGGGTTGCACCCACAAAAGTAGTCACAATACCAAGGCTGGAATTAACTGCTGCAGTGATCTCTGCTGCTGTTAGCAGCATGCTGAAAGAAGAGTTGGAGCTCAGGATTGATGAGGAACATTTTTGGACAGACTCACGAGTAGTCCTGGGTTATGTCAGTAACGAAGCTCGACGATTCCACGTCTTCGTGGCAAACAGAGTCCAGAGAATACGTGAAACAACTGACCCACAACAATGGCATTATGTCGACACAAATGAAAACCCTGCCGATCATGCCTCAAGAGGCCTCCGAGTATCAGAGCTGATCAACTCAAATTGGTTCCAGGGACCTAAGTTCCTATGGGAAAAAGAGCTTAAAATTGAGCAAGAAATGTCAGAGTTGGTGGTGGGAGATCCTGAGGTCAAGGCAGTACAGGTGCTGATCTCGCTGGCTGAAAGACAGGACAGTTTTCTTAGGCGACTATCGCGATTCTCAAAATGGACCACTGTAGTGAATGTAGTGGCACGCATTCACCGACTGGCTATAAAATGTAAGAAGACAGGCACTCTAACTgtagaagagagaaggagagcttCACTTACCCTCATCAAGCTTGTGCAGCAGAAAGTATTCAAAGAGGAGCTACTCATACTGAAGCAAGAATCTGGAAAGCTCTCCCGAAATCACCCACTCTACCAGCTTGACCCAGAGCTTCATGATGGCATACTTCGAGTAGGAGGACGATTAAGGAAAGCATCTTCGCCATTTGATGTAAGACATCCAATAATTCTGCCCACTGATGGTGAAGTGACACGCCTCATCCTCAGATACTGCCATGAGAAGACCCAGCATCAAGGAAGAGGGCAAACCCTCAATGAAGTTAGAGCTAATGGATACTGGATCATTGCAGGAAGTAAAGCGGTTGCCAGTTACATAAGGCAGTGTGTTACCTGCAGAAGAGCTCGAAGACCCACAGAACAGCAAAGAATGGCAGATCTTCCAACAGATCGTATTGAACCTACACCGCCATTCTCGTTCTGTGGTATGGATTGTTTTGGTCCTTTTTACTCCAAGCAGGGACGCAGGGAGCAAAAGCGGTATGGTCTGCTCTTTACGTGTTTCTGCTCGAGAGCGGTACACATCGAGTTACTGGAGGACATGACGACGGACGCATTCATCAATGCCTTAAGATGTTTCATAGCCATCCGAGGACCAGTGAGACAATTAAGGTCAGATCATGGATCCAACTTCGTTGGTGCAAAGAATGAGTTGGAAAGAGCTCTGAAAGAATTGGATGAAGAGAGAGTAGCAACATTTCTGGCAGAACAACAGTGTGACTTTTGCATGAATGTTCCAGACGCAAGTCACGCAGGGGGTGTCTGGGAGCGACAGATACGCACAGCAAGGAGTGTATTGAGTTCAGTCTTAGCACAGAGCGCTGGGAGAATAGATGACACCTCTCTCAGGACATTCTTCTACGAAGCCATGTCCATTATAAACAGTCGCCCTCTCACTGTGGATAGCATCAATGATCCCACAAGCCTGGAACCACTGACACCAAACCACCTGCTCACAATGAAATCTTCCATCCCTCTACCCCCACCAGGTAGATTTGTCAAAGAGGACTTGTATGCAAGGAAAAGATGGAGGCGGGTGCAGTATTTATCAGAGCAATTTTGGTGCAGATGGAGAAAAGAATATCTAGCAGGGATTACCATCAGGCAGAAATGGCATGCCCCAAGGCGGAATGTACAAGTTGACGATATTGTTATCCTCCAGGAAGATGCTCCTCGTAATGTGTGGAGGCTGGCTAGAGTTCTGGATGTATGCAAGGATGAAGATGGTCTTGTTCGCAGAGCTACCATACAGTTAGGCGAGCGGAAGTTAAGTGACAGAGGTGAACGCCTTAGCAAGCCATCGGTTGTTGAGCGGCCCATTCAAAAGTTAGTTGTTTTAATGGAGAGTAGTAAACTCCCTGTGCCTTGA